The Solibacillus sp. FSL W7-1436 genome window below encodes:
- a CDS encoding phytoene desaturase family protein, whose product MKKIAVVGAGPGGLAVAMLLAHKGYEVTIYEKQAYVGGRTSEIKLGDFKFDMGPTFLNMLYIAEEIFELTGRNIHDYVDLIDLNPMYQLIYHNKKINMTRDADEMIRQIDELFPGNEGNYERYMEQTQKKLEVLAPVLQAPMNKLTDLFNPKVMKAFKELEVGNSLVDTLSKFYKEEELQLAFTFQAKYLGMSPWESPGAFSILSYIEHAYGVYHIKGGINKLTEAMAKVVLESGGKILLNNGVKKLKTKGRKVTGLLLEDGQEIDADEVIINGDFAHAMTHLVEPGLLKKYTPEKLEKKQYSCSTFMLYLGVNKRFDLPHHTIWFAKDYRKNVEEITKTKLMSEDPSIYIQNAVVTDETVAPKGKSTLYILVPVPNNLSGIDWAEKAGPFRDMVLNMVADKLGVKDIWEYIEEEKMITPADWERDINVYKGATFNLGHQLSQMLVFRPRNKFEELDRCWLVGGGTHPGSGLPIILESARITANGILQQDKQTLLPVKPLPKVELYKKAHSQLQHQPAAIQTNA is encoded by the coding sequence ATGAAAAAAATTGCAGTAGTAGGGGCAGGACCCGGTGGATTAGCGGTTGCCATGTTATTGGCGCATAAAGGTTATGAAGTGACGATTTATGAAAAGCAGGCTTATGTAGGCGGGCGAACAAGTGAAATTAAGCTTGGTGATTTTAAATTTGATATGGGTCCGACATTTTTAAATATGTTGTACATTGCGGAGGAAATTTTTGAATTAACAGGCCGCAATATTCACGACTATGTGGATCTGATTGATTTGAATCCGATGTATCAATTAATCTACCATAATAAAAAAATAAATATGACACGTGATGCAGATGAGATGATCCGTCAAATCGATGAACTTTTCCCTGGAAATGAGGGGAACTATGAGCGCTACATGGAGCAGACGCAAAAGAAACTCGAAGTGCTTGCCCCTGTACTGCAGGCTCCGATGAATAAGCTGACAGATCTGTTCAACCCGAAAGTGATGAAAGCGTTCAAAGAGTTAGAGGTTGGGAATTCCCTTGTCGATACACTTTCGAAGTTTTATAAAGAAGAGGAATTGCAGCTCGCTTTTACATTCCAGGCAAAATATTTAGGGATGTCTCCATGGGAAAGTCCCGGAGCGTTTTCGATTCTTTCGTATATTGAACATGCGTACGGCGTCTATCACATTAAAGGCGGCATCAATAAGCTGACGGAAGCGATGGCAAAAGTTGTGCTTGAATCGGGCGGGAAAATCCTTCTCAATAACGGCGTGAAAAAATTGAAAACAAAAGGCCGGAAAGTGACAGGTTTACTGCTGGAAGATGGTCAGGAAATCGATGCGGATGAAGTCATCATTAACGGAGATTTTGCACATGCGATGACACATCTTGTCGAGCCGGGATTATTGAAAAAATACACACCGGAAAAACTGGAGAAAAAACAGTATTCCTGCTCAACGTTCATGCTGTATTTAGGTGTCAATAAACGATTTGATCTGCCGCACCATACAATCTGGTTTGCGAAAGATTACCGGAAAAATGTAGAGGAAATCACAAAAACGAAACTGATGTCCGAAGATCCGTCAATTTACATCCAAAACGCCGTTGTAACGGATGAAACAGTGGCACCAAAAGGGAAATCGACATTATACATTTTAGTGCCGGTACCGAATAATTTAAGCGGCATTGACTGGGCGGAAAAGGCGGGTCCTTTCCGTGATATGGTCTTAAATATGGTAGCGGATAAACTTGGAGTGAAGGATATTTGGGAATATATCGAAGAAGAGAAAATGATTACACCTGCTGACTGGGAGCGAGATATTAATGTTTACAAAGGGGCGACATTCAATTTAGGTCACCAATTATCGCAAATGCTAGTTTTCCGTCCGCGCAACAAATTTGAAGAACTTGATCGTTGCTGGCTGGTCGGTGGCGGTACACACCCGGGCAGTGGCTTGCCGATTATTCTGGAATCAGCCCGTATTACAGCAAACGGCATTTTACAGCAGGATAAACAGACATTGCTTCCTGTTAAACCATTGCCGAAAGTGGAACTGTATAAAAAAGCGCATTCACAATTACAGCATCAGCCTGCAGCCATTCAAACAAATGCGTAA
- a CDS encoding PH domain-containing protein — MFKKLASDALGLSDIGVVISRQDFDKTDSDDFIFNEVDEKIYFLIKTKADEYCFTNYALIHVDGANAMSKKRMLRRYDYEHFAIEEVLLETAGTIDLDVEIKFVIGNVPLSIDIHKKHLTEIKDLYKALHAISLEQKANTFSMDAAKQSLNLAASAIGRAGNEGVSPAEAFKEITAFSHSWLLEQKKAFVKKDFGDVFEKYINN; from the coding sequence ATGTTCAAAAAATTAGCATCAGATGCATTAGGTCTATCCGATATCGGGGTAGTCATTTCAAGACAGGACTTTGACAAAACAGATTCGGATGATTTTATTTTTAATGAAGTCGATGAGAAAATCTATTTCCTGATCAAAACAAAAGCGGATGAGTATTGCTTCACGAACTACGCATTAATCCATGTAGACGGCGCAAATGCGATGAGTAAAAAACGTATGCTGCGTCGCTATGACTACGAGCATTTTGCGATTGAAGAAGTGCTGCTGGAAACAGCCGGAACAATCGATCTGGATGTAGAAATCAAATTTGTCATTGGAAATGTGCCGTTAAGCATCGATATTCATAAAAAACATTTAACGGAAATTAAAGATCTGTACAAAGCGCTTCATGCGATTTCACTTGAACAAAAAGCGAATACATTCAGTATGGATGCTGCAAAACAAAGCCTGAATCTGGCTGCCTCTGCAATCGGCCGCGCCGGCAATGAAGGGGTTTCACCAGCCGAAGCATTCAAGGAAATCACAGCGTTTTCGCATAGCTGGCTGCTGGAGCAAAAGAAAGCATTTGTGAAGAAAGATTTCGGCGATGTTTTCGAGAAATATATTAATAACTAA
- a CDS encoding HEAT repeat domain-containing protein, producing MKIEEILTGILIICSVMLFILLCIYFFTIYRKNSKKRNFNKINNYIQQNERDWYNYLVLNKPLQNHSTTKNELEAIDSMFVSYVTSMDKEEILERASTYAALNMKNYYMNQLTSRDEAVRLQALQRTLILELEFLVPLIERRLKENRTGSMEEYLLMLKVASKYNENLFLAHMYKPRLPFLNDEYNKLLLNLDEMYAEYFKDNFEELPIHLKYAYLESLCLNRNLSIGYLYLFERLLESDCAEIRIRALRAISSYGEISDLKHYENFVRSSLWEERLLLAEILRFVTEQASYTYLGTLLLDPNGNVRKQAALSLMDLPEGKAVLQQVSESEGENLAATTAGETEQ from the coding sequence ATGAAAATTGAAGAAATTTTAACAGGGATCTTAATTATCTGTAGTGTAATGCTTTTTATTCTATTATGTATTTACTTTTTTACGATTTACCGAAAGAACAGCAAGAAACGCAATTTTAATAAAATAAACAACTATATCCAGCAAAATGAGAGGGACTGGTATAATTATTTAGTTTTAAACAAGCCTCTTCAGAATCATTCGACTACAAAGAATGAGCTGGAGGCAATTGATAGTATGTTTGTTTCGTATGTTACATCGATGGATAAAGAAGAAATTCTGGAGAGGGCTTCAACCTATGCTGCGTTGAATATGAAAAACTATTATATGAACCAATTGACGAGCCGTGATGAAGCGGTCCGTCTTCAAGCTTTGCAGCGCACACTGATTTTGGAACTGGAATTTTTAGTGCCGTTAATCGAACGCCGGCTAAAAGAAAATCGTACAGGTTCTATGGAAGAGTATTTATTAATGCTGAAGGTGGCATCGAAATATAACGAAAATTTATTTTTGGCGCATATGTACAAGCCTCGATTGCCTTTTTTGAACGATGAATACAATAAGCTGCTTTTGAACCTGGACGAAATGTATGCTGAATATTTTAAAGACAATTTTGAAGAATTGCCGATTCATCTGAAATACGCGTATTTGGAATCTTTATGTCTAAACCGGAACTTAAGTATCGGATACCTTTATTTATTTGAACGGTTATTGGAATCCGACTGTGCTGAAATTCGAATTCGTGCATTAAGAGCTATTTCTTCGTATGGCGAAATTTCAGATCTGAAGCATTACGAAAACTTTGTCCGGTCCTCACTTTGGGAAGAACGTCTGTTGCTTGCGGAAATTTTACGTTTTGTTACGGAGCAAGCGTCCTATACGTATTTGGGAACTTTACTGCTCGATCCAAACGGCAATGTCCGTAAGCAGGCTGCCTTATCGTTGATGGATTTACCGGAAGGAAAAGCCGTACTGCAGCAAGTATCCGAGAGCGAGGGAGAAAACCTTGCTGCCACAACAGCAGGAGAAACGGAACAGTAA
- the mtaB gene encoding tRNA (N(6)-L-threonylcarbamoyladenosine(37)-C(2))-methylthiotransferase MtaB translates to MSYERTKTVSLHTLGCKVNHYETEAIWQLFKEQGYERTEFDHQADVYVINTCTVTNTGDKKSRQVIRRAIRQNPDAVICVTGCYAQTSPAEIMAIPGVDIVVGTQDREKMLGYIDQYRNERQPINAVRNIMKNRVYEELDVPAFTDRTRASLKIQEGCNNFCTFCIIPWARGLMRSRDPEEVIRQAQQLVDAGYLEIVLTGIHTGGYGQDFKDYNLAQLLRDLEAQVKGLKRLRISSIEASQLTDEVIEVLQNSEIVVNHLHIPIQSGSDTVLKRMRRKYTMEFFAERLEKLKIALPDLAVTSDVIVGFPGETEEEFMETYNFIRDHKFSELHVFPYSQRTGTPAARMDDQVDEEIKNERVHRLIALNDQLAKEYSSRFEGEVLEVIPEERFKDGGNENLYVGYTTNYLKVIFEGTEEMVGQLVKVKITKAGYPYNEGQFVRVLEGQAI, encoded by the coding sequence ATGAGTTACGAACGTACGAAAACCGTATCTCTACATACATTAGGGTGTAAAGTAAACCACTATGAAACAGAGGCAATCTGGCAGCTATTTAAAGAGCAGGGATACGAGCGTACTGAGTTCGACCATCAGGCGGACGTTTATGTTATTAATACCTGTACTGTAACGAATACAGGGGATAAAAAATCACGTCAGGTGATCCGCCGTGCGATCCGTCAAAATCCGGATGCGGTTATTTGTGTAACAGGCTGTTATGCACAAACATCACCGGCTGAAATTATGGCGATTCCTGGTGTTGATATCGTTGTTGGTACACAGGACCGCGAGAAGATGCTTGGATATATCGATCAGTACCGTAACGAGCGTCAGCCGATCAATGCGGTGCGCAATATTATGAAAAACCGTGTGTATGAGGAACTGGATGTACCGGCATTTACCGACCGTACTCGTGCATCACTGAAAATCCAGGAAGGCTGCAATAATTTCTGTACGTTCTGTATCATTCCTTGGGCGCGCGGTTTAATGCGTTCACGTGATCCGGAAGAAGTTATTCGTCAGGCACAGCAACTTGTCGATGCAGGTTATTTGGAAATCGTCCTGACAGGTATCCACACAGGCGGATACGGACAAGACTTCAAAGATTATAACCTGGCGCAGCTGTTACGTGATTTGGAAGCACAAGTTAAAGGCTTGAAACGTCTACGCATTTCTTCAATCGAAGCATCCCAATTAACGGATGAAGTGATTGAAGTACTGCAAAACTCTGAAATTGTTGTAAACCACTTACACATTCCGATTCAATCGGGTTCAGATACGGTTTTAAAACGTATGCGCCGTAAATATACGATGGAGTTTTTCGCAGAGCGTCTTGAAAAGCTGAAAATCGCTTTACCTGACTTGGCGGTTACTTCTGACGTAATCGTAGGTTTCCCTGGTGAAACGGAAGAAGAGTTTATGGAAACATACAACTTTATCCGCGACCACAAATTCTCCGAGCTTCATGTATTCCCGTACTCTCAACGTACAGGTACACCTGCAGCGAGAATGGACGATCAGGTTGACGAAGAAATTAAAAATGAACGCGTTCACCGTCTGATTGCACTGAATGATCAGCTTGCAAAAGAATATTCTTCCCGTTTTGAAGGGGAAGTACTGGAAGTTATTCCAGAAGAGCGTTTCAAAGATGGCGGCAATGAAAACTTATATGTCGGCTATACAACGAACTACTTAAAAGTAATTTTCGAAGGCACAGAAGAAATGGTCGGCCAGCTTGTAAAAGTGAAAATTACAAAAGCAGGCTACCCGTACAACGAAGGCCAATTCGTCCGCGTACTGGAAGGCCAGGCAATTTAA
- a CDS encoding adenylate cyclase yields MKKIWMVAAILFILYGCTEKKEEPTVESESAMVEVDIPTEVARNYGSLNIEYKASDIYKTIQPNGVVSLEMNSQQLNEIAQQTEQFLEEYKETSEQSKEDGIAHIDANENYSNWEIVLSDDSLLRQEAFDLAQEHLIKNILTYQLVHRHNPELDIQYLTDAGEPLDRKIIRTKFAYSDE; encoded by the coding sequence ATGAAGAAAATATGGATGGTTGCTGCAATTCTATTTATTTTATATGGTTGCACGGAGAAAAAAGAAGAACCGACAGTGGAAAGTGAATCGGCAATGGTGGAAGTTGATATCCCTACCGAAGTAGCAAGGAATTACGGCTCGCTTAATATTGAGTACAAAGCATCGGATATTTATAAAACAATTCAGCCGAATGGTGTCGTTTCTTTGGAAATGAACAGCCAGCAGCTGAATGAAATCGCACAGCAAACGGAACAGTTTCTGGAAGAGTACAAAGAAACGAGTGAGCAAAGTAAAGAAGACGGAATTGCACATATCGATGCAAATGAAAACTATTCGAATTGGGAAATCGTATTGTCGGACGATTCTCTTCTGCGCCAGGAAGCCTTTGATTTGGCACAGGAGCACTTAATAAAAAATATTTTAACGTACCAGTTAGTCCATCGCCATAACCCCGAGTTGGATATTCAGTATCTCACAGATGCCGGTGAACCGTTGGACAGAAAAATTATTCGTACAAAATTTGCCTATTCGGACGAATAA
- the deoC gene encoding deoxyribose-phosphate aldolase, producing the protein MTQNYAVMIDHTLLKAESTKDQVEKICAEAKQYGFASVCVNPTWVKYSAEQLAGTDVKVCTVIGFPLGATTSAVKAFETKDAIANGAGEIDMVINIGALKDGNYDLVRDDIKAVVDAANGTLVKVIIETCLLTDEEKVKACELSVEAGADFVKTSTGFSTGGATAEDIALMRKTVGPDLGVKASGGVRSLEDMQLMIENGATRIGASSGVAIMNGLKSDSNY; encoded by the coding sequence ATGACTCAAAATTATGCAGTAATGATTGATCATACTTTATTAAAAGCTGAATCTACAAAAGATCAAGTAGAAAAGATTTGTGCAGAAGCGAAACAATACGGATTTGCTTCAGTATGTGTAAACCCTACATGGGTGAAATACAGTGCGGAGCAATTAGCTGGTACAGACGTAAAAGTATGTACAGTAATCGGCTTCCCGTTAGGTGCTACAACATCTGCAGTAAAAGCATTCGAAACAAAAGACGCGATTGCAAACGGTGCAGGCGAAATTGACATGGTTATCAATATCGGTGCTTTAAAAGACGGCAATTATGATTTAGTTCGTGATGACATCAAAGCGGTAGTAGATGCTGCAAATGGTACATTAGTAAAAGTAATTATCGAAACTTGCCTATTAACGGATGAAGAAAAAGTGAAAGCTTGTGAACTTTCTGTTGAAGCAGGTGCAGATTTCGTTAAAACTTCAACTGGATTCTCTACAGGCGGAGCAACAGCGGAAGACATCGCATTAATGCGTAAAACAGTCGGTCCGGACCTTGGTGTGAAAGCATCCGGCGGTGTTCGCAGCTTGGAAGATATGCAACTTATGATTGAAAATGGTGCTACTCGTATTGGTGCTTCATCAGGTGTTGCGATCATGAATGGCCTAAAATCAGATTCTAATTACTAA
- the rpsU gene encoding 30S ribosomal protein S21, which yields MSKTVVRKNESLEDALRRFKRTVSKSGTIQEVRKREFYEKPSVKRKKKSEAARKRKW from the coding sequence ATGTCAAAAACTGTCGTTCGCAAAAACGAATCGCTTGAAGATGCTCTTCGTCGCTTCAAACGTACTGTATCAAAATCAGGTACAATTCAGGAAGTTAGAAAGCGCGAGTTCTACGAAAAACCTAGCGTTAAACGTAAAAAGAAATCAGAAGCTGCACGTAAACGTAAGTGGTAA
- a CDS encoding NfeD family protein: protein MRRTKGISWIILMVMSFVLMFPSLTAFADGKVYEISVNNEIEKGLVEHLKRGFDEAKSNNAEAIILNMHTPGGFVTAASEIGRLMDEIEIPIIAFINSDALSAGAYIALHADEIYMTPNATMGAAAVIDSSGNTAGEKAESDWLAKMSAAAENSGRDAKYAKAMVRNDEDLPELRAPKGKLLTLTAKDAEKVKYSEGTVSSITELLERTNLDGSDLVKIEQTFAEKLARFITNPIIVPILLSIASIGLVVELYSPGFGVAGTMGLASLGMFFFGHTIAGFAGYETVIIFVIGLILLIAELFVPGGIIGIVGGALMIGSLLFAGESFVHMAYSILIAMIIAGIGMVILMKFFGKKLHMFNRLVLRDATTTEEGYVSNKNRIELIGKTGQAITPLRPSGTVVVDQDRLDVVTQGGYIDAGKTVEVVKVEGSRIVVREFIGRGGE from the coding sequence TTGAGACGAACGAAAGGGATTAGTTGGATTATTCTGATGGTCATGTCATTCGTATTAATGTTTCCTTCTTTAACGGCATTTGCAGATGGTAAAGTATATGAAATATCCGTCAATAACGAAATCGAAAAAGGTTTGGTGGAACATCTGAAGCGTGGATTCGATGAGGCGAAAAGCAACAATGCAGAAGCGATCATTCTGAATATGCATACACCGGGCGGATTTGTTACAGCGGCTTCGGAAATTGGCAGGCTGATGGATGAGATTGAGATACCTATTATTGCTTTCATCAATTCGGATGCGCTGTCTGCTGGCGCGTACATTGCTTTACATGCAGATGAAATTTATATGACACCTAACGCAACAATGGGTGCTGCGGCGGTCATCGATTCTTCCGGCAACACAGCGGGAGAAAAGGCGGAGAGCGACTGGCTGGCAAAAATGTCAGCTGCTGCAGAAAACTCCGGCAGGGATGCTAAATATGCGAAGGCGATGGTCAGAAATGATGAAGATCTGCCTGAACTAAGAGCCCCGAAAGGAAAGCTCCTGACGCTAACTGCGAAAGATGCGGAAAAAGTTAAGTATTCGGAAGGCACTGTTTCTTCAATAACGGAACTGCTTGAAAGAACCAACCTTGACGGCAGCGATCTAGTAAAAATTGAACAGACATTTGCCGAAAAACTGGCACGCTTTATTACAAATCCGATTATCGTTCCTATTTTACTGTCGATTGCAAGTATCGGATTAGTAGTTGAACTGTATTCGCCGGGCTTTGGTGTTGCAGGGACAATGGGGCTTGCTTCGTTAGGTATGTTCTTCTTTGGACATACAATTGCAGGTTTTGCCGGATATGAAACCGTCATCATTTTTGTAATCGGACTTATTTTACTCATTGCCGAGCTGTTTGTACCAGGTGGCATCATAGGTATTGTCGGCGGAGCGCTAATGATTGGAAGTTTGCTTTTTGCAGGGGAAAGCTTTGTTCATATGGCTTATTCGATTTTAATCGCAATGATAATTGCAGGTATAGGAATGGTGATACTTATGAAATTCTTCGGGAAAAAGTTGCATATGTTCAACCGTCTCGTTCTGAGAGATGCAACGACGACGGAAGAGGGTTATGTTTCAAACAAAAACCGAATTGAATTAATAGGCAAGACAGGGCAGGCTATCACGCCGTTACGACCATCAGGGACCGTTGTTGTTGATCAGGACCGTCTGGATGTTGTAACACAGGGCGGCTATATTGATGCTGGTAAAACAGTGGAAGTAGTAAAAGTAGAAGGCTCTCGTATTGTCGTAAGAGAATTTATTGGAAGAGGTGGAGAATAA
- the floA gene encoding flotillin-like protein FloA (flotillin-like protein involved in membrane lipid rafts) codes for MNMLADAGTITLIVGLVIAFIILAVFFTFVPVALWISALAAGVRVSIFTLVGMRLRRVIPSRIVNPLIKAHKAGLEVTINQLESHYLAGGNVDRVVNALIAAHRANIELTFERAAAIDLAGRDVLEAVQMSVNPKVIETPFIAGVAMNGIEVKAKARITVRANLDRLVGGAGEETIVARVGEGIVSTLGSSESHSKVLENPDLISQTVLSKGLDSGTAFEILSIDIADVDIGKNIGAELQIEQAQADKNIAQAKAEERRAMAVASEQEMIAKVQEMKAKVVEAEAEVPMALAEALRSGNFGIMDYMNYKNIQADTSMRDSISKVSNDDNNKDPKNK; via the coding sequence ATGAATATGTTAGCAGATGCAGGAACAATTACATTAATTGTCGGATTAGTCATTGCATTTATTATCCTGGCAGTATTTTTCACATTTGTTCCGGTTGCACTATGGATTAGTGCACTAGCAGCAGGTGTAAGAGTAAGTATTTTCACATTAGTCGGAATGCGTTTACGTCGAGTAATTCCGTCACGAATCGTGAATCCATTAATTAAGGCCCATAAAGCCGGTTTAGAAGTAACGATTAACCAATTGGAATCACACTATTTAGCAGGTGGTAACGTAGACCGCGTTGTCAACGCACTAATCGCGGCACACCGAGCAAATATTGAGTTAACATTTGAACGTGCAGCTGCAATCGATTTAGCTGGCCGTGACGTTTTAGAAGCGGTACAAATGTCGGTTAACCCGAAAGTTATTGAAACACCATTTATTGCCGGTGTGGCGATGAACGGGATTGAAGTAAAAGCGAAAGCGCGTATTACAGTACGTGCCAACCTGGACCGTCTAGTCGGTGGTGCTGGTGAAGAAACAATCGTTGCCCGTGTTGGTGAAGGTATCGTATCGACACTAGGTTCTAGTGAATCACATTCTAAAGTACTGGAAAACCCGGATTTAATTTCTCAAACGGTTTTATCTAAAGGTTTAGACTCTGGTACGGCATTCGAAATTCTATCGATCGATATCGCGGACGTTGATATCGGTAAAAACATCGGTGCCGAGCTTCAAATCGAGCAGGCACAGGCAGATAAAAACATCGCTCAGGCAAAAGCCGAAGAGCGTCGTGCAATGGCCGTAGCAAGCGAACAGGAAATGATCGCAAAAGTTCAGGAAATGAAAGCGAAAGTAGTAGAAGCAGAGGCAGAAGTTCCAATGGCTCTTGCAGAAGCGCTTCGTTCAGGCAACTTCGGTATTATGGATTACATGAACTACAAAAATATTCAGGCGGACACATCAATGCGTGATTCGATCTCAAAAGTTTCGAATGACGACAACAACAAAGATCCGAAAAACAAATAA
- a CDS encoding RNA methyltransferase codes for MKNLFPKNNKLQITSFMDIRYDGSYTIGDVTPTEYNCTTKDFTMYVHAGEVEVQHLFEEGFLIQCKNLQKLTIERNPK; via the coding sequence TTGAAAAATTTATTTCCTAAAAACAATAAATTGCAAATCACCTCTTTTATGGATATCCGCTATGATGGTTCCTATACGATAGGTGATGTAACCCCGACCGAGTACAACTGTACGACAAAAGACTTTACGATGTACGTCCATGCGGGGGAAGTGGAAGTCCAGCATTTGTTCGAAGAAGGTTTTTTAATTCAATGCAAAAATCTGCAGAAGCTTACGATTGAGCGGAATCCCAAATGA
- a CDS encoding sporulation protein YqfD, whose translation MSKSYKKLITIKLKQSKEASTFIMLLKEHKIRVYHLTFKQSEITFQIAHSNLSLLRRLRKKAKVKIAIRYSEPEKILQKDMVTAIGIIMLIILPIILSRFVWQVEVDAATIELEDEVALYLQKEMGVKFPVPKKTFLSDNEIRQTMMKEFREFSWVHIMKNGSKITINPQLAPKIEPVPKVNKNQHLVANNSGVVTHFQIERGVRQVEQNMTVYKGDILVSGVLQHGEKEIIIGAEGEVFVDYWLETSFSVPKSIEMEVLDDHGWKYDVNWEKIGTAIEQMSIEPLKSVVTYKPYRMFHKKKEKISEKDVETIILPLLHEKMISSLPLETAIKSEKLLHVYSDDDTVRGKVLYLINENIAQPHPIHQGE comes from the coding sequence ATGAGTAAATCCTATAAAAAGCTGATCACAATCAAACTGAAGCAATCTAAAGAAGCAAGCACTTTTATTATGCTTTTGAAAGAGCATAAAATCCGGGTTTACCATTTAACTTTTAAACAAAGCGAAATAACTTTCCAAATAGCGCATAGTAATTTGTCTTTACTGCGCAGACTAAGAAAAAAAGCGAAAGTAAAAATAGCAATCCGTTACAGTGAGCCGGAGAAAATTCTGCAAAAAGATATGGTTACGGCGATTGGAATCATCATGTTAATCATCCTTCCGATTATACTATCGAGGTTTGTATGGCAAGTCGAAGTCGATGCCGCCACAATCGAACTGGAAGATGAAGTGGCACTGTATCTGCAAAAGGAAATGGGTGTGAAGTTTCCTGTACCGAAAAAAACGTTTTTATCCGATAATGAAATCCGACAGACGATGATGAAGGAGTTTCGGGAGTTTTCATGGGTACATATTATGAAAAACGGAAGTAAAATTACGATCAATCCGCAATTGGCGCCAAAGATCGAGCCGGTTCCAAAAGTGAACAAGAACCAGCATTTGGTTGCGAACAATAGTGGTGTCGTCACTCATTTCCAAATTGAACGCGGTGTCCGTCAGGTGGAGCAAAATATGACGGTATACAAAGGAGATATTCTTGTATCAGGTGTGTTGCAGCATGGTGAAAAAGAAATCATTATCGGTGCTGAAGGCGAAGTGTTTGTGGATTACTGGCTTGAAACATCGTTTTCCGTACCTAAATCCATTGAAATGGAAGTATTGGATGACCATGGCTGGAAGTATGATGTGAACTGGGAGAAAATCGGAACAGCGATCGAACAGATGTCCATCGAACCGCTGAAGTCCGTTGTAACGTATAAACCTTACCGAATGTTCCATAAGAAAAAGGAAAAGATAAGTGAAAAGGATGTTGAAACAATTATCCTGCCATTATTGCATGAAAAGATGATCTCTTCATTACCGCTGGAAACCGCCATTAAATCAGAAAAACTTTTGCACGTCTACAGTGATGATGATACAGTTAGAGGGAAAGTCTTGTATTTAATTAATGAAAATATCGCACAACCACATCCAATTCACCAAGGAGAATGA
- a CDS encoding PhoH family protein: MSEKYVELQIDNPNEAVMLLGMSDANITLIEETYSVQIITRGEVIQIAGDDLEKKNQAYAVLEALLKVIRKNINIDQRDVSTAIEMASKGTIEYYAELYDEEIARNTKGKPIRAKTIGQREYIRAIRHKDLIFGIGPAGTGKTYLAVVMATQALKNGHVKRIILTRPAVEAGESLGFLPGDLKEKVDPYLRPLYDALHDIYGQEQTQRLIERGTIEIAPLAYMRGRTLDDAFVILDEAQNTTHQQMKMFLTRLGFGSKMVITGDKTQIDLPKNTESGLIIAERTLRYVKDIHFQILEQGDVVRHPLVAKVIQAYTEQEL, from the coding sequence ATGTCAGAAAAATATGTTGAGCTCCAAATCGACAATCCGAATGAAGCTGTAATGCTTTTAGGAATGTCAGATGCAAATATAACATTGATTGAAGAAACTTATAGCGTACAAATTATTACGCGTGGGGAAGTCATACAAATTGCAGGCGATGATCTGGAAAAGAAAAATCAGGCCTATGCAGTTTTGGAAGCGTTATTGAAAGTTATTCGGAAAAATATTAATATCGATCAGCGTGATGTGTCAACAGCCATTGAAATGGCGAGTAAAGGCACAATTGAATATTATGCGGAGTTATATGATGAAGAAATTGCGCGTAATACAAAAGGCAAGCCGATCCGTGCAAAAACGATCGGGCAGCGCGAATACATCCGGGCGATCCGCCATAAAGACCTGATTTTCGGGATTGGACCAGCCGGCACCGGTAAAACGTATTTAGCGGTTGTAATGGCTACACAGGCATTGAAAAATGGTCATGTAAAGCGAATTATTTTGACACGCCCTGCTGTTGAAGCGGGAGAGTCATTAGGGTTTTTACCGGGGGATCTGAAGGAAAAAGTCGATCCGTATTTACGTCCTCTCTATGATGCCCTGCATGATATTTATGGACAGGAACAGACGCAGCGCCTCATTGAGCGCGGGACAATTGAAATTGCACCGTTAGCGTATATGCGCGGCCGTACATTGGATGATGCGTTCGTCATTTTGGACGAAGCACAAAACACGACACATCAGCAAATGAAGATGTTCCTGACGCGGTTAGGTTTCGGTTCGAAAATGGTCATAACAGGAGATAAAACACAAATAGATTTACCTAAAAATACGGAATCCGGTCTGATTATTGCAGAGCGTACATTACGCTATGTAAAAGACATTCACTTCCAGATACTTGAACAGGGTGATGTTGTCCGTCATCCGTTAGTAGCGAAAGTCATCCAGGCTTACACAGAGCAGGAACTATAA